One part of the Halorubrum sp. BOL3-1 genome encodes these proteins:
- a CDS encoding CopG family ribbon-helix-helix protein: MSLEMNSADTQDNKIRAEKQCLICDSTDNIVKHSFTETINGSSTIDLCVEHKQLFKILGSPDSPNPARSVNSETQQTQKVTVRIPRSLIEAADATAEAQGQTRSELVRDALEVYVELEEINSSVEDLLLQATRHNKDGSQAGNSGENTAFLKQRIRKLESLLEDSIEKI; this comes from the coding sequence GTGTCACTAGAAATGAACAGCGCTGATACCCAAGATAATAAAATAAGAGCAGAGAAACAGTGTTTGATCTGCGATTCAACCGATAATATAGTGAAACATTCATTTACTGAGACAATTAACGGCAGTTCTACTATTGATTTATGTGTGGAACATAAACAACTATTCAAGATCCTAGGCTCACCAGATTCGCCTAACCCAGCACGGAGTGTAAACAGTGAGACCCAGCAGACACAAAAGGTGACAGTTCGCATTCCAAGGTCACTAATTGAAGCTGCTGATGCTACTGCAGAAGCACAGGGACAAACCCGAAGCGAATTGGTCCGAGATGCTCTTGAAGTGTACGTAGAACTAGAGGAGATTAATTCCTCAGTAGAAGATCTGTTACTTCAAGCGACAAGGCATAATAAAGATGGAAGCCAAGCTGGCAATTCGGGTGAGAATACAGCGTTTCTCAAACAGCGTATTAGAAAGCTAGAATCACTTCTTGAAGATAGTATTGAGAAGATTTGA
- a CDS encoding recombinase family protein has protein sequence MADSELSIAGYARVSTVDQTLDRQLTGIFDYAEQNFDTDRADVEIYRDKSTGTDVERSGYQQLVKDVDAGAVDVVVVYGVSRVARSIRDLSRTADRVRDANAELHVVSEGLTLRPGDDDPYQDALFQLLGVFAELEAKIKRKNVAEGIAARQANSDYHHGPAPLGFEKEDGRLIEAAAYDRVCTVLDTVVRGEMSKRQASKELDTSRRTVQRAIEDRSELYGL, from the coding sequence ATGGCCGACAGTGAGCTGTCGATCGCAGGGTACGCACGTGTCTCGACTGTTGATCAAACACTCGACCGCCAACTAACTGGGATCTTCGACTACGCCGAACAAAACTTCGACACCGATCGTGCCGACGTCGAGATATATCGCGACAAATCAACTGGGACGGATGTCGAGCGCTCCGGGTACCAACAGCTCGTCAAGGACGTTGACGCTGGGGCAGTAGATGTCGTCGTAGTGTATGGGGTCTCCCGTGTAGCGCGCTCTATCCGCGACCTCTCGAGGACCGCAGACCGTGTTCGGGACGCTAATGCTGAACTCCACGTTGTGTCTGAAGGATTGACGCTCCGGCCTGGCGACGACGATCCGTATCAAGACGCGCTGTTTCAATTGCTTGGCGTCTTCGCCGAACTTGAAGCGAAAATCAAACGCAAAAACGTCGCAGAGGGTATCGCAGCACGGCAAGCAAACAGTGATTACCACCATGGGCCGGCACCACTCGGGTTTGAGAAGGAGGATGGCCGACTCATAGAGGCCGCAGCCTACGATCGTGTCTGTACGGTCCTCGACACCGTGGTTCGTGGAGAGATGTCGAAGCGACAGGCGTCGAAAGAACTCGATACGAGCCGCCGGACGGTTCAGCGAGCTATTGAGGATCGGTCCGAACTATACGGTCTGTAG
- a CDS encoding PAS domain S-box protein — MDDDPSLLELTGEVLQREDDRLVLETATGADEGLDQIGDRPPDCIISDFDMPGSDGIEFLRAVRETYPDLPFILFTGKGSESVASDAMAAGVTDYLQKGSGIEQYELLANRITNAIEAQRVTQEAARQEELMRLTELAADTGGWELDLETEELRLTEGTRRLTNISPENTLTLDEAFDLYHPDDRDEVQTAVNKTVQTGEQTSGTWRLRPRGSEEERLVDVTITPVKLNGDVTTLRGAVNDVTDIWERDHELEYERQFIEQSLDALNDLFYVLNTDGTIRRWNDRVVDVTGYAESELSGMDANKMFPEDEQENAGEAIKRTLTGDRVTVEADLQTSDDDRIPYEWTGSRLTDPDGETTGIVGIGRDLTERRQRERRFQALVENSNDSISIVDNDGRFQYQSPSVEHILGYNSSEIVGDIAWEYIHPDDREAVKEAFSQWTEDSGATELIEYRARHADGSWRWLEARGTEQFDNPAVDGYVINSRDITEYKEHERELNELREQYQSLVENFPGGGLFLFDENLQFVHAGGKELAEVGLSSAELKGTRPHDTFPEEIADEHVDYFEKTLDGESHTYYQEYQGLKYEIRTMPIQEDTGEITYGMTVSRNISQQVEQKRDLKRQNERLEEFTSVVSHDLRNPLQIAIGRLELAQKECDSPHLDDIADALDRSQALIDDLLTLARGGNTVGSTETVSVSALAEECWQVIPDNDTTLDIRSHQTVTADRSRLQQLLENLLANAVEHGGTNITVSVGSLANGFYVADNGTGIPDEERDSVFEAGYSTTEDGTGFGLRIVKQIVDAHGWEIEIVESHSGGAQFEVTGADILE, encoded by the coding sequence GTGGATGATGACCCGAGCCTTCTTGAGTTGACCGGTGAGGTCCTCCAACGCGAAGACGACCGCCTCGTTCTCGAGACGGCCACCGGCGCCGACGAGGGACTCGATCAGATCGGAGACAGACCACCTGATTGTATCATCTCCGATTTTGATATGCCGGGTAGTGATGGTATCGAGTTCTTGCGGGCTGTTCGCGAGACTTACCCCGACCTACCGTTTATTTTATTCACTGGAAAAGGAAGTGAGAGTGTCGCCAGCGACGCGATGGCTGCCGGCGTTACTGACTACCTACAGAAGGGCTCTGGCATTGAACAGTACGAGCTGCTCGCCAACCGGATCACGAACGCCATCGAAGCTCAACGCGTAACACAGGAGGCTGCCCGGCAGGAAGAACTGATGCGGCTGACCGAACTTGCGGCTGACACCGGCGGCTGGGAACTCGATCTTGAAACCGAAGAACTCCGACTTACAGAGGGAACCCGGCGGCTCACTAACATCTCTCCGGAAAATACGCTTACATTAGACGAGGCATTCGACCTGTATCATCCTGACGACCGCGACGAGGTCCAGACTGCAGTCAATAAGACAGTACAAACAGGCGAACAGACGAGTGGAACATGGCGCCTCCGGCCACGGGGTTCCGAAGAGGAGCGTCTGGTTGATGTGACAATCACTCCGGTCAAATTAAACGGAGATGTCACGACACTCCGTGGGGCAGTCAACGACGTCACTGACATCTGGGAGCGTGATCACGAACTTGAGTACGAGCGCCAGTTCATCGAACAGTCGCTAGATGCACTTAATGATCTGTTCTACGTCCTCAACACAGATGGGACGATTCGTCGGTGGAACGACCGGGTTGTCGATGTCACAGGATATGCCGAGTCGGAACTTAGTGGGATGGACGCGAATAAAATGTTCCCTGAGGACGAACAGGAGAATGCTGGTGAGGCGATTAAACGGACGCTAACTGGTGACCGCGTGACTGTCGAAGCCGATCTTCAGACTAGCGATGATGACCGAATACCTTACGAGTGGACTGGGAGTCGCCTGACTGACCCAGATGGCGAGACGACTGGTATTGTTGGGATCGGGCGAGACCTGACCGAGCGCCGACAGCGCGAACGGCGGTTTCAGGCGCTCGTCGAGAATTCTAACGACAGTATTTCTATCGTCGACAACGATGGCAGATTTCAGTACCAGAGCCCGTCGGTCGAACATATCTTGGGATACAATTCTAGCGAGATAGTTGGGGATATAGCCTGGGAGTACATCCATCCCGACGACCGCGAGGCTGTCAAAGAAGCATTCAGCCAATGGACGGAAGACTCCGGTGCAACGGAGTTGATTGAATACCGCGCCCGACATGCTGACGGCTCCTGGCGGTGGCTTGAAGCCCGCGGTACTGAACAGTTCGACAATCCTGCCGTCGATGGATACGTTATCAACAGCCGAGATATCACGGAATATAAAGAACATGAACGTGAGCTAAACGAACTTAGGGAACAATACCAATCTCTGGTTGAGAACTTCCCTGGAGGCGGCCTGTTCTTGTTCGACGAGAACTTACAATTCGTACACGCCGGCGGCAAAGAACTGGCCGAAGTCGGACTCTCCAGTGCCGAATTGAAGGGGACAAGACCACACGACACATTCCCGGAAGAGATTGCTGATGAACACGTTGACTACTTTGAGAAGACACTGGACGGAGAGAGCCACACCTACTATCAGGAGTACCAGGGACTAAAATACGAAATCCGGACGATGCCGATCCAAGAGGACACAGGCGAGATTACTTACGGGATGACCGTCTCACGTAATATCTCTCAGCAGGTCGAACAAAAGCGGGACCTCAAGCGGCAGAACGAGCGGCTGGAGGAGTTCACCAGCGTCGTGAGCCACGACCTGCGTAATCCACTCCAGATTGCTATAGGACGGCTAGAACTGGCTCAAAAAGAGTGTGATTCCCCTCATTTAGATGATATAGCTGATGCACTTGATCGGAGTCAGGCGCTCATCGATGATTTATTGACGCTCGCCCGGGGTGGCAATACGGTTGGGAGTACCGAAACGGTCTCGGTGTCAGCACTGGCCGAGGAGTGTTGGCAGGTCATCCCAGACAACGACACCACGTTGGATATCAGGAGTCACCAGACAGTCACTGCAGACCGCAGTCGCCTCCAACAGTTACTGGAGAACCTCTTGGCTAATGCTGTCGAGCATGGAGGCACAAATATAACGGTCTCAGTTGGGAGTCTAGCTAACGGGTTCTACGTCGCAGACAACGGCACTGGAATTCCTGACGAAGAGCGTGACAGTGTGTTCGAAGCTGGCTACTCAACCACAGAAGATGGGACGGGCTTTGGATTACGGATTGTCAAACAGATTGTGGACGCTCACGGCTGGGAGATAGAGATTGTTGAGAGTCACAGTGGAGGAGCACAGTTTGAGGTTACTGGAGCCGATATTCTCGAGTAA
- a CDS encoding ParA family protein yields the protein MYGTDTPILGVTTQKGGAGKTTIALNTAGALAQRGHRAAVIDLDPQGHATEGLGREDLYDADGLTIRDFLLGTDVEFTDIAVRAAHDDLALVPAHRDMSVRPRLEVVLEGGDGEDPRADNAWTASKRLAQAIDESPADIAVIDCPPSLGGLTDVGILTSGEVLIPAKASGPSMRALDLLLSKKRALEQRYDIDPIIPFGVVANEVRRSGVSDDLLEWLDETFGGNVPVWQLRKRVALERAWLNGRTIFEHDEECEHAEEVFSDIEATIERELL from the coding sequence ATGTATGGAACGGACACTCCGATCCTCGGCGTAACGACGCAGAAGGGCGGCGCCGGCAAGACAACAATCGCCTTGAACACCGCCGGCGCGCTCGCCCAGCGAGGGCACCGCGCGGCCGTAATCGACCTCGACCCACAGGGGCACGCGACCGAGGGGCTCGGCCGGGAGGACCTGTACGACGCCGACGGGCTGACAATCCGCGACTTTCTGCTCGGGACCGACGTTGAGTTCACGGACATCGCGGTCCGTGCCGCCCACGACGACCTCGCGCTCGTGCCGGCCCACCGTGACATGTCGGTACGGCCGCGTCTCGAAGTTGTCCTTGAGGGCGGCGACGGCGAGGATCCACGAGCGGACAATGCGTGGACAGCGTCGAAGCGACTCGCTCAGGCTATTGACGAGAGCCCGGCCGACATCGCAGTCATCGACTGCCCACCCTCGCTTGGCGGGCTGACCGATGTCGGGATTCTCACCTCGGGGGAGGTGCTGATCCCGGCGAAGGCCTCCGGCCCGTCGATGCGGGCGCTCGATCTCTTACTCTCGAAGAAACGGGCGCTTGAACAGCGGTACGACATCGACCCGATCATCCCGTTCGGTGTCGTCGCGAACGAGGTCCGTCGCTCCGGTGTCTCGGATGACCTCTTGGAGTGGCTCGACGAGACGTTCGGCGGCAACGTCCCCGTGTGGCAGCTGCGGAAGCGGGTGGCCCTCGAACGAGCGTGGCTCAACGGACGGACCATCTTCGAACACGATGAGGAGTGCGAGCACGCTGAGGAGGTCTTCAGCGACATCGAGGCAACAATCGAGCGTGAACTACTGTGA
- a CDS encoding site-specific integrase, producing the protein MSKTTANTKTNIRYLKPAQVEAMRDAAYTGHHGDRDDAIVTLLYDTGLRRGELASVNRDMVDLDEAELRIPGEIQKHPPTGGTPDPVTFALDRSGELRTVRTLRAYFNDADLDEALFPSRKSDRMTGKGINDVVKRLADRAEVRPYHAAGRGEPDDVTAHTLRHSVAWRMLRAEEGNTIYDVRNRLRHSTVATTEQRYDHFQKV; encoded by the coding sequence ATGTCGAAAACCACCGCCAACACGAAAACGAACATTCGGTATCTCAAACCAGCCCAGGTCGAAGCCATGCGCGACGCGGCTTACACCGGCCACCACGGGGACCGCGACGACGCGATCGTGACCCTGCTATACGACACCGGCCTCCGCCGCGGGGAGCTCGCGAGCGTGAACCGGGACATGGTCGACCTCGACGAGGCCGAGCTCCGGATCCCAGGCGAGATCCAAAAACACCCACCGACCGGCGGAACGCCCGATCCCGTCACGTTCGCTCTCGACCGCTCGGGCGAGCTGCGGACCGTCCGGACGCTCCGCGCGTACTTCAACGACGCCGACCTTGACGAGGCTCTCTTTCCCTCGCGAAAGAGCGACCGCATGACCGGGAAGGGGATCAACGACGTGGTAAAGCGCCTCGCCGATCGCGCCGAGGTCCGGCCCTACCACGCGGCCGGGCGCGGCGAGCCTGACGACGTGACCGCCCACACACTCCGCCACTCCGTCGCCTGGCGTATGCTCCGGGCCGAGGAGGGCAATACAATATATGACGTCCGGAACCGACTCCGTCACTCAACTGTCGCGACGACCGAACAGCGATACGATCACTTCCAGAAGGTCTAA
- a CDS encoding ribbon-helix-helix protein, CopG family — protein MEQITLRLPEDLKEELEKEAEEHSVSRSEHIRNVLESRENTDRLRSRIETLEEQLRERSRVEEKIEDLPDKLRDAETYIERRQRKLDRTGLAQRVKWKMTGVPVNKETVEE, from the coding sequence ATGGAGCAAATCACATTACGGCTACCAGAAGACCTCAAAGAAGAGCTAGAAAAAGAGGCCGAAGAACACAGCGTGTCCCGAAGCGAACACATTCGTAATGTGCTTGAATCACGTGAGAACACGGACCGGTTACGCTCTCGGATCGAGACATTAGAGGAGCAACTTCGCGAGCGGTCCCGCGTCGAGGAGAAGATCGAGGACCTCCCCGACAAGCTCCGCGACGCCGAGACGTATATCGAGCGCCGCCAGCGGAAGTTAGACCGTACCGGCCTCGCCCAGCGGGTCAAATGGAAGATGACGGGCGTTCCCGTGAATAAAGAGACCGTTGAAGAGTAA
- a CDS encoding tyrosine-type recombinase/integrase, producing the protein MSTTHTDVTNPDVQHTDSDGRTRTWLKPEQVDQMRDVCFTDAVPTYLQDRNEAIVALLYDAGLRAGELCALDVDHLDLDAGTVYLPSRIQKGSPPPATLKLATDTVRLLRRYLRDRWKDTDALFPTRSSDRLTTRSLQRLVEKLATEADVQPQVAGGGVGDPDDITPHTLRHSVAHRIIQLDGGRLEDVQLRLRHANRQTTDQIYSHLVPR; encoded by the coding sequence ATGTCGACGACACATACCGACGTAACGAATCCCGACGTTCAACACACCGATAGCGACGGTCGCACCCGTACCTGGCTGAAACCCGAACAGGTCGACCAAATGCGGGACGTGTGCTTCACCGACGCCGTCCCGACGTATCTTCAAGACCGTAACGAGGCGATAGTCGCGCTCCTCTATGACGCCGGCCTACGCGCCGGTGAGCTATGCGCTCTTGACGTCGACCATCTCGACTTAGACGCCGGGACGGTGTACCTCCCGAGCCGGATTCAGAAAGGCTCGCCCCCGCCGGCGACACTCAAGCTCGCGACCGATACCGTCCGCCTACTCCGGCGATACCTTCGCGACCGCTGGAAAGACACCGACGCCCTGTTTCCCACCCGCTCGAGCGACCGCCTCACTACTCGGTCGCTCCAGCGCCTCGTCGAAAAGCTCGCGACCGAGGCCGACGTCCAGCCCCAGGTCGCCGGCGGTGGCGTCGGGGATCCCGACGACATCACCCCTCACACCCTCCGGCACTCGGTCGCCCATCGGATTATCCAGCTCGACGGCGGCCGTCTCGAGGACGTGCAACTCCGGTTACGTCATGCGAACCGGCAAACTACCGACCAAATATACAGCCACCTCGTCCCAAGGTAG
- a CDS encoding M57 family metalloprotease encodes MVMEINTRDILIIIGVGALSFFAGWGLIDFIDGTDPIDSIKNENHNKENPFVEREIEVQIITNNSRVNATKTLNQSLNYWEKYDKEHLGYNISFDVADENTSGISPQTDVVVLYKPKINDESAFGTARYTTHYETGEIVGTPVVEIDTSDDSSETYLTNEAIWLITTHEFGHLLGLDHGDSPRCVMVSGIDVNKSGDISRTKLENGTEIGRDRLLNCLSESVSASELAGASLSESGSGGTPSR; translated from the coding sequence ATGGTAATGGAAATAAACACTCGAGATATTCTAATAATAATTGGAGTAGGAGCTCTCTCTTTTTTTGCAGGCTGGGGTTTAATAGATTTCATAGACGGAACAGATCCAATAGATTCTATTAAAAATGAAAATCATAATAAGGAAAATCCATTTGTAGAGCGAGAGATAGAAGTTCAAATCATAACCAACAATTCAAGAGTAAATGCTACCAAGACATTAAATCAATCATTAAATTATTGGGAAAAATATGACAAAGAGCATTTGGGTTACAATATTTCCTTTGACGTTGCAGATGAAAATACTAGTGGCATATCCCCTCAGACTGACGTAGTAGTATTGTATAAACCAAAAATAAACGATGAGTCTGCGTTTGGGACTGCAAGGTATACGACACATTACGAAACTGGGGAAATTGTTGGAACACCTGTTGTGGAAATAGATACGTCCGACGATTCTAGTGAGACTTACTTAACTAATGAAGCTATTTGGCTTATTACCACTCATGAGTTTGGACACTTGTTAGGTCTTGACCACGGAGACTCTCCAAGGTGTGTGATGGTAAGTGGTATCGATGTGAATAAAAGTGGAGATATATCGAGAACAAAACTTGAAAATGGTACAGAAATAGGTCGAGATCGTTTGTTGAATTGCTTATCAGAGAGTGTCAGTGCTAGCGAGCTGGCGGGGGCGAGCCTTTCTGAATCCGGCTCGGGGGGTACACCGTCCCGGTAG
- a CDS encoding ISH3 family transposase: MPNKQQQADGEIHEDQLLNFLVNRLDEEVPLSLANNAEITAEDIYEVLVGACADGTSVSTLCASSQNSPAANTVLYHLRTKFEPDRLERVANTLLRKNLDELLPEQVEVCADLHLRPYYGDEDDTDDLYHSVAKRGTTAFHAYATLYARVTNKRYTLAVRRLRDGDTTSSVLAEFFGVLDGLDTGVKAVYLDRGFYDSKCLTLLQAHNYAYVIPIIRWGETIQQELSEGWSRVIQHDLTGKLDGHSWTVEFPVYIDCTYLNGKYDENGVARHGYAADAPFIDSPRDARYHYSKRFGIESSYRLFEQAIATTTTRDPTVRLLYVVVSLLLQNIWRYLHYEYVATPRRGGRRLWWWPYKEFVNMVRRAAWTALAVRRAVPANRPPDDRFYR, translated from the coding sequence GTGCCTAACAAACAGCAGCAAGCAGACGGTGAGATTCACGAGGACCAGCTTCTTAACTTTCTCGTCAACCGCCTTGACGAGGAAGTTCCGCTCTCCTTAGCCAATAACGCTGAGATCACTGCTGAGGACATCTATGAGGTCCTCGTCGGCGCTTGCGCCGACGGGACCTCTGTCTCTACGCTTTGTGCTTCGAGCCAGAACTCACCCGCTGCGAACACGGTCCTCTACCATCTCCGGACGAAGTTCGAGCCGGATCGGCTCGAACGAGTCGCTAACACGCTCCTGCGGAAGAATCTCGATGAACTGCTCCCCGAGCAGGTGGAGGTCTGCGCAGACCTCCACCTGCGGCCCTACTACGGTGACGAAGACGACACAGACGACCTCTATCACTCGGTAGCGAAGCGTGGAACTACTGCGTTCCACGCCTACGCCACACTCTACGCGCGTGTGACGAACAAACGCTACACGCTGGCGGTACGCCGTCTCCGAGACGGCGATACCACCAGCAGTGTCCTCGCTGAGTTCTTTGGTGTCCTCGACGGCCTTGACACCGGGGTCAAGGCCGTCTACCTTGATCGCGGATTCTACGACAGTAAGTGTCTCACGCTGCTTCAGGCGCACAATTACGCGTACGTGATCCCGATCATCCGGTGGGGTGAGACGATTCAGCAGGAGCTCTCGGAAGGATGGAGCCGCGTCATTCAGCACGATCTGACAGGGAAACTCGACGGTCACAGCTGGACCGTCGAGTTTCCCGTCTACATCGACTGTACGTACCTGAACGGGAAGTATGACGAGAACGGGGTGGCGCGTCACGGCTACGCCGCTGACGCGCCGTTCATCGACTCACCACGCGACGCTCGATACCACTACAGCAAGCGGTTCGGTATCGAATCAAGCTATCGATTGTTTGAGCAAGCGATAGCGACAACGACAACACGAGATCCAACGGTACGACTGCTGTACGTGGTGGTGAGTCTCCTCTTACAGAACATCTGGCGGTACCTTCACTACGAGTATGTGGCGACGCCCCGCCGAGGCGGGCGTCGCCTCTGGTGGTGGCCGTACAAGGAGTTCGTCAATATGGTTCGACGAGCTGCGTGGACGGCCCTCGCGGTGCGTCGGGCCGTCCCCGCGAATCGGCCACCTGACGACCGATTCTACCGCTAA
- a CDS encoding archaellin/type IV pilin N-terminal domain-containing protein yields MDGSRDRGVTTVVATILMVAIVVIIAATIGVVVLDFESELPEPQELRGFGDAEVTLGPEHRAWGGWNSLNQNPPRGDIDVIRLPYIAGSTFQGDEIGSILIRWEGSDGEGGQVRFLNPNRFNADSNQKFHNDDVGEFCTGNFGVGETLTIRMAHNRYQAGGTGTDVSDIGEQYVESNQNDIARGGDEPFFRVENRYPVDFTGDRPMEPGDKVEILFIGVNDEQPIARTSAVATAATGEPTERDKPRC; encoded by the coding sequence ATGGACGGTAGCCGTGACCGCGGCGTCACGACCGTTGTCGCCACGATTCTCATGGTCGCCATCGTGGTGATAATTGCTGCGACCATCGGCGTCGTTGTCCTTGACTTCGAGAGCGAACTCCCAGAGCCGCAAGAGTTGCGCGGGTTCGGGGATGCCGAGGTGACTCTCGGGCCCGAACACCGAGCATGGGGCGGGTGGAATTCATTGAACCAGAACCCCCCACGCGGTGATATTGATGTCATCAGGCTACCTTATATCGCGGGCTCAACTTTCCAAGGCGACGAGATTGGTTCGATACTGATTCGCTGGGAGGGCAGTGACGGCGAGGGCGGCCAAGTTCGGTTCCTGAATCCGAACCGCTTCAATGCTGACTCCAATCAGAAGTTCCACAACGATGATGTCGGGGAATTCTGTACCGGCAATTTTGGCGTCGGTGAGACGCTGACGATCCGGATGGCCCACAACCGGTATCAGGCAGGGGGAACCGGCACCGATGTGTCAGATATTGGTGAGCAATATGTTGAGTCAAATCAGAACGATATCGCTCGCGGTGGTGACGAGCCGTTCTTCCGGGTCGAGAACAGATATCCGGTCGATTTTACCGGTGACCGCCCGATGGAACCGGGCGACAAGGTCGAGATACTGTTTATCGGCGTCAACGACGAACAGCCTATCGCCAGAACGAGCGCGGTCGCGACTGCGGCGACCGGCGAACCTACGGAACGAGACAAGCCGAGGTGCTGA
- a CDS encoding DUF4397 domain-containing protein translates to MAETASIRVGHCCPDAPNVDIHVDGDVAFEDVPFEQISDYAEVSAESHEIVVTPHGDEDTVLDLALEPEPDTAYSALATGLLDDIECTVFDDIPGDVATDQTHVRFIHTSPDAPAVDVRVADGGPTLCEDVGFRSASEYAPVDAGSYDLEVVVAESDDVALSLPDIELEGGTAVSAIAVGEVEDDSLGAVLANDIQ, encoded by the coding sequence ATGGCAGAAACCGCATCCATCCGTGTCGGCCATTGTTGTCCTGACGCACCGAACGTCGATATCCACGTCGACGGTGACGTTGCCTTCGAAGATGTGCCCTTCGAGCAAATCAGCGATTACGCAGAAGTATCGGCCGAAAGCCACGAGATTGTCGTCACACCACATGGTGATGAGGATACGGTCCTCGATTTGGCGCTCGAACCCGAACCGGATACCGCATATTCGGCGCTGGCAACCGGACTTCTAGATGATATCGAGTGTACAGTATTCGATGACATTCCGGGCGACGTGGCAACAGATCAGACACACGTTCGGTTTATTCACACCTCACCGGACGCCCCAGCAGTAGACGTACGAGTCGCCGACGGCGGGCCGACGCTGTGCGAAGACGTTGGTTTCCGTAGCGCGAGCGAGTACGCTCCTGTCGACGCTGGAAGCTACGATCTTGAGGTTGTAGTTGCCGAGAGCGACGATGTCGCACTGTCGCTTCCAGATATCGAACTTGAGGGTGGTACCGCAGTCTCAGCGATCGCCGTCGGTGAAGTTGAGGACGACTCGCTCGGCGCTGTCCTCGCAAACGACATCCAGTAG
- a CDS encoding PAS domain-containing sensor histidine kinase, whose amino-acid sequence MLPSEGSTLPPVLNRLHTGIAVYDSASGAILDANERVSEILGYPRTRLQELSVAEYTANTYPHAENVFYDRLAAAANGDPQQFMWRVKREDGELVWIQMFASQERSAADRRVYVEMRDITRHYETRHKAELFWRILRHNLRNEAAIITGCVEQAMDRSEDEACEEILSTILARGEKLGGIATSVKQIEQAAIDSQPDVVRCSAKSAIRDVVDQIAIEYPDVDIRVNERSRMSVAVNSAFDHAVTHAIKNAIVHNDEENPVVDVDIGPSPNTGRVEICIKDTNPQIPPEEVAALSSPTATTSTSHGSGTGLFVIKWCIESLGGEVMFEPREPVGNTVSLLLPPK is encoded by the coding sequence ATGTTACCTTCAGAGGGCTCTACACTTCCACCGGTACTCAACAGGCTCCACACCGGAATTGCGGTTTATGATTCCGCCTCAGGGGCGATCCTCGACGCAAACGAACGGGTGAGTGAGATACTGGGATACCCTCGTACTCGACTGCAGGAGCTCTCGGTGGCCGAGTACACCGCAAACACCTACCCACATGCCGAGAACGTGTTTTACGACCGATTGGCCGCAGCGGCCAACGGGGATCCACAGCAGTTTATGTGGCGTGTGAAGCGAGAGGACGGCGAGCTCGTCTGGATTCAGATGTTCGCCTCCCAAGAACGTTCGGCTGCGGACCGTCGCGTCTACGTCGAGATGCGAGACATTACGCGCCACTACGAGACGCGTCATAAGGCCGAACTGTTCTGGCGGATCCTCCGACATAATCTGCGGAACGAGGCGGCGATCATCACCGGTTGCGTGGAGCAGGCGATGGACCGCTCAGAAGACGAGGCGTGTGAGGAGATACTGTCGACCATCCTCGCGAGAGGCGAGAAGCTCGGCGGTATCGCGACATCGGTAAAACAGATCGAACAGGCGGCGATAGACTCACAGCCGGATGTCGTTCGCTGCTCCGCTAAGAGCGCAATAAGAGATGTCGTAGACCAGATCGCCATTGAATATCCGGACGTAGACATCCGGGTCAACGAGAGAAGTCGCATGAGTGTAGCCGTGAACAGCGCGTTCGATCATGCGGTCACACACGCCATTAAGAATGCAATCGTTCATAACGACGAGGAAAATCCTGTAGTCGATGTAGATATCGGTCCGTCGCCGAACACCGGTCGGGTAGAAATCTGTATTAAAGATACGAACCCACAGATCCCTCCTGAAGAGGTTGCCGCTCTGTCTTCGCCCACTGCCACAACGAGTACGTCTCACGGGTCTGGAACAGGTCTGTTCGTAATAAAATGGTGTATTGAGTCACTTGGCGGCGAGGTAATGTTCGAACCACGAGAACCGGTCGGAAACACTGTCTCCTTGCTGCTCCCGCCTAAATGA